The following is a genomic window from Microcoleus sp. FACHB-672.
TAGGGTTGGGGATGTGTCGGTTAGGGTTAGATGCCGGTTTTTTTGTCAGGAAATTTACACTTTACCTCTATTTCCAAATTGCTTTCGGCCTTGCCTTCTGTAATGTAAGGAATGCCGGCAGAGCCGCCCAGTTTCATCCCAAATTTGAGTGTAACCTCTTCAATCTCAGCCGCTCCAAAATCCTTAAAGGCACTCAAGACATACGAGGTATAGTCCCGAATCATCTTTCGCGCTAGCTGCATTTGGGCGATTGTGTCTGTTCCTAAACCCCTTTGCTCATCATAAGGGCTAGTGTTCCCTGGATTGAGATTAGTAAAAACTTTAGCGAGTTGATAGTCACTAATCCTGAAGGCCAGACAGATTATGAACGTATTAAAAGGTTCAGCTTGTTGTATGAAGAACTGTCACTAAAATTTGCGGAAATTTCAAATAATCGAACTGAAATTATCGATGAAGTTCGCACCAGTCTGCATGAAAGAATTAACCTTATCTTCTCACAATTATTAATAACCTATTGTGATATAGAGGAGTAATAAACCCCACAGGCCCAATTAATAGACATTTTTCACAAATGGGAGGTTATGCTTCCCATTTTTCATTCACCCTCCCACCCTAACCGGCTCTTAACCTAACATCCTGCCTTCCCCCCTTGCCAACGATCCCGCACAGTCCGACACTGGACATGAGAGATCACCGGCATTTGGGAGGAATTCAGTGAAA
Proteins encoded in this region:
- a CDS encoding CU044_2847 family protein codes for the protein MQQAEPFNTFIICLAFRISDYQLAKVFTNLNPGNTSPYDEQRGLGTDTIAQMQLARKMIRDYTSYVLSAFKDFGAAEIEEVTLKFGMKLGGSAGIPYITEGKAESNLEIEVKCKFPDKKTGI